The segment TTATCGTGAGAACCCTAATTTAATTCTTTACAAAAAATAGATGAATAAAATTAGAATTGATAAACTTGTTTCAAGTTGTTTAAACCTTTCAAGAGCGGAAGCTAAAAAGTTAATTAGCAAAAAGAAAATACTTGTAAATAATGTATCTATTGCTCAAAGCAGTTACATTATTGATTTAGATAAAGATGAAGTTTTATATGAAAATCAAAAACTTCTTTATCAAGAATTTTTCTACTTTGTGCTAAATAAACCTTCTGGTTATATTTGTTCTTGAAATAGTGATGAAGGAGCAATTATCTTTGATCTTTTAGATCGAAAAGATCAAGCTATCAAGGATTTAAACACTTTTGGTAGATTAGATAAAGATACTACCGGGATCATTATTTTATCTAATGATGGTAAGCTAAATCACGAGCTTTTTTCAGGTAAAAAGCACGTAGATAAAACTTATTTAGCTACTTTAGATAAAAGTGTAAATATAGATGATCTACTTATCTTAGAAAAAGGTATTGATATTGGTGATGGTGAATTTACTAAGGAGTGTAAAGCAATCAAAATCAATAATAATTTAGTGCAACTTACAATTTCTGAAGGTAAATACCATCAAGTTAAAAGAATGTTTAAAGCAATTGGTTATGAAGTTATTAAGCTTCATCGAAGTGCGATTGGAAATATGAATTTAATTGATTTAAACATCTTAGAAGGAAAGTATATTCAGTTAACTAAAGAGCAAGTTTTATCTCTAATAGGCTAAAAATCATATTCAAAAATACCATTGTAATAGTGCAATGGTATTTTTAATCTTTTAATAAATTGCTATTTAGCTTGATTTTCTAGGTAGCTAAAGATTTTATCACGATAATATTGATATTGAATTTGAGTAAGCTCAATCAATTTAGGAAGCCCTAATTTTAAATCATTAACAAACTCGTGGAAAGCTTTTATTTTGTTTGATATTTCTTTTTGTTTTTGCAAAGGAATTATAGGTATATCTATATTTCTAATATCTATCGTCGATATAGCGGGAATAGCTCCGCCATCCTTGCTAACTAATAAAGAATCTATATTTTTGGTTAAGTAGAAATAGATAAATAAAGGATCATAATCTTTATAAGTTTGAATAGAAACACAAGAGTTTCCTAATCAAAATTTATCATTGATGTAGTTAGTAGCACCTGCGTTAGCGCCTCTTATTGAAATAAGAACATTTTCACCTTCTCTATTATATTCATCATGATAACCAGAATTATTTCTCCCGCCATTGTAAAATGGATAAATAAATTCTTCTGAATAATCTTGCGCTTTAACAAATTGTCCAGAACTTATCTGTGCACAATTTGAAAGTTTGATTGTTAAAGAAATTGTCGTATTGAATATAAATTCAATAATTTTAATTAATCCGCTCTCTCTCTCTCTCTCCAATACCTTTATTATCTATAATTCCAGTTTCAAGGTATTTGAAAATTGCGTCGCGATAATACTCGTATTGCTGTTGCCTTTTAACTTCTTCGGAAGGTAGACCAATGTTTAAGTCCTTACAAATAGCTTCAAAATTATCAAGAACTTTAACTATTTTTTCTTGAATTTTTAAAGAAGGTATTTCTATTTTGATATTATCGACTACATTGCTCATTAATTTAGCATTAGCTAAATCTCTTTTTACATATTTTTGAGCATTTATGGATAATCAGTAGTAAAGGTATTTTGATTTTAATATATTTATATCAGGAATTATCAATCCACAAACATTAGTAATGCTAAATTTACCATTTCTATAAAAGACTGTGCCAGCTTTTGCTCCATCAGTTGTTCAGGTTACAAATTCTCCATCAAAGTCAAATGTATCTATTTTACCAAGCTGTCCATCATTTTCAGTTTGAGATGAATACACTGGATATATTCCTTTATTTTGCTCTATTTCGTTTTTGCTGATAACTCTTCCTCTTTTTAATTGACATACTTTTCCGATAGTGGTAGATAAGTAAAAATTATCAAAAATAAATGAAAGAATTTTAGTTAATCCGCTCTCTCTCTCTCCAATACCTTTATCATCTATAATTCCAGTTTCAAGGTATTTGAAGATTGCATCACGATAAAAATCATATTGCTGTTGTCTTTTAGCTTCTTCAGCAGGAAGACCAATATTTAAGTCTTTACAAATAGCTTCAAAGTTATCAAGAACTTTCACTATTTTTTCTTGAGTTCGA is part of the Mycoplasmopsis gallinacea genome and harbors:
- a CDS encoding pseudouridine synthase; its protein translation is MNKIRIDKLVSSCLNLSRAEAKKLISKKKILVNNVSIAQSSYIIDLDKDEVLYENQKLLYQEFFYFVLNKPSGYICSWNSDEGAIIFDLLDRKDQAIKDLNTFGRLDKDTTGIIILSNDGKLNHELFSGKKHVDKTYLATLDKSVNIDDLLILEKGIDIGDGEFTKECKAIKINNNLVQLTISEGKYHQVKRMFKAIGYEVIKLHRSAIGNMNLIDLNILEGKYIQLTKEQVLSLIG
- a CDS encoding restriction endonuclease subunit S, translating into MERERESGLIKIIEFIFNTTISLTIKLSNCAQISSGQFVKAQDYSEEFIYPFYNGGRNNSGYHDEYNREGENVLISIRGANAGATNYINDKFWLGNSCVSIQTYKDYDPLFIYFYLTKNIDSLLVSKDGGAIPAISTIDIRNIDIPIIPLQKQKEISNKIKAFHEFVNDLKLGLPKLIELTQIQYQYYRDKIFSYLENQAK